Proteins from a single region of Candidatus Binataceae bacterium:
- a CDS encoding tetratricopeptide repeat protein: MRFCPHCGAPLMAGAKFCVECGRSLDKGASGGGPATADKSVVARTMRMMPMTAAFVGVFIGITIVGLGAAAWIMLKTPGTVRATLANPPAPSQDSGAAPASSSSAGQLPAGHPKIELPTEARTFIDKVEKDANAKPNDVVAWNRLGTVSMRAAMFDASYYTKAQDAYAHVLKLQPDNLDALRGIGDIDYDKQHYDEAIAAYEHFLKLKPDDPEVRTDLGTMYLYTGNADQAVVQYKKVIAAKPDFFQAYYNMGIAYAQENKGAEAAASLNKALTLAPDDNSKSQVKDLLAKLSGAPATGGATTASSSAGAPSEAASTFHGAVEQVVRGLPIAGPKVGSVEWSGDTKARVMFDNFPMDQMPPFAKDKFLSDLKAGIDSAKKSHNVSTPVEVDLVDSSSGRVMQSLTE, translated from the coding sequence ATGCGTTTTTGTCCTCATTGCGGTGCGCCGCTCATGGCCGGCGCCAAATTCTGTGTCGAATGCGGCCGGTCTCTCGATAAGGGCGCGAGCGGAGGCGGTCCCGCCACCGCAGATAAGAGCGTCGTGGCGCGCACGATGCGGATGATGCCGATGACGGCGGCGTTCGTCGGCGTCTTCATCGGTATCACGATCGTGGGCCTCGGCGCGGCCGCGTGGATCATGCTGAAGACGCCGGGCACTGTGCGCGCGACGCTGGCGAATCCTCCGGCGCCATCGCAAGATTCAGGCGCCGCACCGGCCTCGTCGAGCAGCGCCGGGCAGCTGCCCGCGGGGCATCCGAAGATCGAGCTGCCCACGGAAGCGCGCACGTTTATCGATAAGGTCGAGAAGGACGCCAACGCGAAGCCTAACGATGTCGTCGCGTGGAACCGGCTCGGCACTGTCTCGATGCGCGCGGCGATGTTCGATGCGTCGTACTATACGAAGGCGCAGGACGCGTATGCGCACGTGCTGAAGCTTCAGCCCGACAATCTCGACGCGCTGCGCGGAATCGGCGATATCGACTACGACAAGCAGCACTACGATGAAGCGATCGCGGCATACGAGCATTTCCTCAAGCTGAAGCCCGACGATCCCGAGGTCCGCACCGATCTCGGCACGATGTACCTCTACACCGGCAATGCCGACCAGGCCGTCGTGCAGTACAAGAAGGTGATCGCGGCGAAGCCGGACTTCTTCCAAGCGTACTACAACATGGGTATCGCCTACGCTCAGGAGAACAAGGGCGCTGAGGCGGCGGCCTCGCTCAACAAGGCGCTCACGCTCGCACCCGACGACAACTCCAAGTCGCAGGTCAAGGATCTGCTCGCGAAGCTGAGCGGGGCGCCGGCTACCGGCGGTGCAACGACTGCTTCGAGCAGCGCGGGAGCGCCGTCCGAGGCGGCCTCGACCTTCCACGGGGCGGTCGAGCAGGTCGTGCGCGGACTACCGATCGCGGGCCCGAAGGTGGGATCGGTGGAATGGTCGGGCGATACCAAGGCGCGCGTGATGTTCGACAATTTCCCGATGGACCAGATGCCGCCGTTCGCCAAGGACAAATTCCTGAGCGATCTCAAGGCTGGTATCGACTCGGCGAAGAAAAGTCACAACGTCTCGACGCCGGTCGAAGTGGATTTGGTCGATTCATCGAGCGGCCGCGTGATGCAGTCGCTGACTGAATAG